From Deltaproteobacteria bacterium, one genomic window encodes:
- the efp gene encoding elongation factor P has protein sequence MLIPATQLRVGMTVEHQNDLWRVMNVVHVTPGNWRGMVQTKLRNLRSGTQTENRFRSEDKVERVTLEQHEMEFLYESDGQYHFMNTETYDQIALDTELLGNAVSYLRPNARIQVELHDGTPMGVSLPKTVDLKVVETAPGLKSATVTNVLKPAKTETGLVVQVPNFIGEGDVIRVDTESGGYLSRAKGE, from the coding sequence ATGTTGATCCCCGCCACGCAGCTCCGCGTGGGCATGACCGTCGAGCACCAGAACGACCTCTGGCGCGTGATGAACGTCGTCCACGTCACGCCCGGCAACTGGCGGGGCATGGTCCAGACCAAGCTGCGCAACCTGCGCAGCGGCACGCAGACCGAGAACCGGTTCCGCTCCGAGGACAAGGTCGAGCGCGTGACGCTCGAGCAGCACGAGATGGAGTTCCTCTACGAGAGCGACGGCCAGTATCACTTCATGAACACCGAGACCTACGACCAGATCGCGCTCGACACCGAGCTCCTGGGCAACGCCGTCAGCTACCTCAGGCCGAACGCGCGCATCCAGGTGGAGCTCCACGACGGGACGCCGATGGGCGTGAGCCTCCCGAAGACCGTTGACCTGAAGGTGGTGGAGACGGCGCCCGGCCTGAAGAGCGCCACCGTCACCAACGTGCTGAAGCCCGCCAAGACCGAGACCGGGCTCGTCGTCCAGGTGCCGAACTTCATCGGCGAAGGCGACGTGATCCGCGTCGACACCGAGTCGGGCGGCTACCTCTCGCGCGCCAAGGGCGAGTAG
- a CDS encoding cupin domain-containing protein, whose amino-acid sequence MNAVRHVPSLLAYSAEKMRKVGLVDTPNLFCDAYCLEPGQEQAAHRHAVGDKLYYVLAGTGRIRVGADEHAVTPGDLVCAPAGEDHAVRNPGPERLALLVVMAPKPS is encoded by the coding sequence ATGAACGCCGTGCGACACGTCCCCTCGCTCCTCGCCTATTCGGCGGAGAAGATGCGGAAGGTCGGGCTCGTCGACACGCCGAACCTCTTCTGCGACGCCTACTGCCTCGAGCCGGGTCAGGAGCAGGCCGCCCACCGCCATGCCGTGGGCGACAAGCTCTACTACGTGCTCGCCGGCACGGGCCGCATCCGCGTCGGAGCCGACGAGCACGCGGTGACCCCCGGCGACCTCGTCTGCGCGCCGGCGGGGGAGGACCACGCCGTCCGCAATCCCGGTCCCGAGCGGCTCGCGCTCCTGGTCGTCATGGCGCCCAAGCCGTCGTGA